One Thermodesulfobacteriota bacterium DNA segment encodes these proteins:
- a CDS encoding DUF4336 domain-containing protein — MSALLLEFGSDIWVGEGPVVPFFLGFRYPTRMAAIRLSDGSLFVWSPIALSDELKGEVDSLGPVRYLVSPNFLHHLFLGEWKSAYPNARLFASPGLRKRRKDLTFDGDLADTPDEGWAADLDQVLVHGSFVMTEAVFFHRASRTAMFADLIENLPHDWFGGWRKYIARLDGIIEPNPGAPREWRASFIDRRRARAALGRILDWPIERVLIAHGKPAASNGKAFVRNAFTWLPGS, encoded by the coding sequence ATGAGCGCGCTTCTGCTTGAATTCGGATCGGACATCTGGGTGGGTGAAGGCCCGGTGGTGCCCTTTTTTCTCGGCTTCCGGTACCCGACCCGTATGGCGGCGATCCGATTGTCCGACGGAAGCCTGTTCGTATGGTCACCTATAGCGCTTTCGGACGAGCTGAAAGGCGAGGTCGATTCCCTGGGGCCAGTCCGCTACCTGGTTTCCCCCAATTTCCTCCACCACCTTTTTCTGGGGGAATGGAAGTCCGCCTATCCGAATGCCCGCCTCTTCGCCTCCCCGGGACTACGCAAGCGTCGGAAGGACCTCACCTTCGACGGAGACCTGGCCGATACACCCGACGAGGGTTGGGCGGCCGACCTGGATCAGGTCCTTGTGCACGGCAGCTTCGTGATGACGGAGGCCGTCTTCTTCCATCGCGCCAGCCGCACCGCAATGTTCGCCGACCTTATTGAAAACCTGCCGCACGACTGGTTCGGCGGCTGGCGGAAGTACATAGCCCGCCTCGACGGAATAATAGAGCCGAATCCCGGCGCTCCGCGGGAATGGCGCGCGAGCTTCATCGATCGCCGGAGAGCCCGCGCCGCGCTTGGACGAATTCTCGACTGGCCGATCGAACGGGTGCTGATAGCCCACGGCAAACCCGCGGCCTCGAACGGCAAGGCCTTTGTCCGAAACGCCTTCACGTGGCTGCCGGGGTCTTAA
- a CDS encoding helix-turn-helix transcriptional regulator, which yields MTKKERLVISAILVLIAVLTFIDIFNDYLEGVAFWHISVETIIGLAALAGVYYLIKSHFTMQRTLEKEKRFSNELNIEAQKWKRVSKAYVDGLSVEINKQLDKWELTNAEKRVAFLLLKGLSIKEIADLRKTSEKTVRTQANSIYFKSGLPGRSSLSAFFLEDLLPPKL from the coding sequence ATGACCAAAAAAGAACGACTTGTAATATCCGCTATTTTGGTCCTTATAGCCGTTCTGACTTTTATAGATATCTTCAATGACTATCTGGAGGGGGTAGCATTCTGGCATATCTCGGTTGAAACCATAATAGGGTTAGCGGCGCTGGCAGGGGTTTACTATCTGATAAAAAGCCATTTTACCATGCAGCGTACGCTTGAGAAGGAGAAACGATTCTCGAATGAGCTTAATATCGAAGCTCAAAAATGGAAGCGCGTATCGAAGGCTTATGTGGACGGATTGAGTGTTGAAATTAACAAGCAGCTGGACAAATGGGAGCTTACCAACGCCGAGAAACGGGTCGCATTCCTGCTGTTAAAAGGGCTCAGCATAAAGGAAATAGCAGATTTGAGAAAAACAAGTGAAAAAACCGTCCGCACACAGGCGAATTCTATCTATTTCAAGTCCGGGCTCCCGGGCCGTTCCTCGTTATCAGCCTTTTTCCTCGAAGACCTGCTGCCTCCAAAACTATAA
- a CDS encoding sigma-54 dependent transcriptional regulator, which translates to MSETILIIDDEEFLCAGLKEGLTDEGYVVNTAGMGDMGVLMAKRDNPSLVLLDYKLPDMDGLEVLGQLSAVDPAPVTILMSGQGNVDTAVEAIKKGAYDFIEKPFSLDKLKVIVKNALDNARLKRNLDMRLKTEQKEYGFHSIIGKSEAVKNIIELFEKLVTTDPKTILIGGESGTGKGLAAKVLHHNGVRAEKPIIELNCAAIPETLLESEIFGYEAGSFTDAKKMKTGILEDANGGTIFLDEIGDMSPTLQAKLVKVVEERTFRRIGGKRDIKVDVRVVAATNKDLKTLVENNQFREDLYHRLNVINFEMPTLRERREDIPLLTKHFIDFFNVDFNKTIDTVPEEVEKAFMSYHWPGNVRELRSTIERAVLLSTGNVLDPKYIQLDEQGKGVKIHNDDSKMFFELDLDKMTLDSVEEMVIKKALELTDWNQTKAAEMLGVTRQILRNRMIKMDLLN; encoded by the coding sequence ATGAGCGAAACGATACTTATTATAGACGACGAGGAATTTCTCTGCGCCGGACTTAAAGAGGGTCTGACCGACGAAGGATACGTCGTGAATACGGCCGGCATGGGCGACATGGGGGTACTCATGGCCAAAAGGGATAATCCTTCACTCGTCCTTCTCGATTACAAGCTCCCGGACATGGACGGCCTCGAGGTCCTCGGGCAGCTAAGCGCCGTCGATCCCGCCCCGGTAACGATTCTCATGAGCGGCCAGGGGAACGTGGATACGGCGGTCGAGGCTATCAAGAAGGGGGCCTACGACTTCATAGAAAAGCCGTTTTCCCTCGACAAGCTCAAGGTCATCGTAAAAAACGCGCTCGATAACGCGAGGCTCAAGAGAAACCTCGACATGAGGCTCAAGACCGAGCAGAAGGAGTATGGATTTCATTCCATCATAGGGAAGAGCGAGGCCGTTAAAAATATAATCGAGCTTTTCGAGAAGCTGGTTACGACGGACCCCAAGACGATTCTCATAGGTGGGGAGAGCGGCACGGGCAAGGGGCTCGCGGCGAAGGTGCTCCATCATAACGGCGTCCGCGCCGAAAAGCCCATAATAGAGCTCAACTGCGCCGCAATACCGGAAACGCTTCTCGAAAGCGAGATATTCGGGTACGAGGCGGGCTCGTTCACCGACGCCAAGAAGATGAAGACCGGCATACTCGAAGACGCGAACGGCGGCACCATATTCCTCGACGAGATAGGCGACATGAGCCCGACGCTTCAGGCAAAGCTCGTGAAGGTGGTAGAGGAAAGGACCTTCAGGAGAATAGGCGGGAAGCGGGATATAAAGGTAGACGTCCGGGTAGTCGCCGCCACCAACAAGGACCTTAAAACCCTCGTCGAGAATAACCAGTTCAGGGAAGACCTCTACCACAGGCTGAACGTCATTAATTTCGAAATGCCGACGCTCAGGGAGCGGCGGGAAGACATCCCGCTTCTCACGAAGCATTTTATAGATTTCTTCAACGTCGATTTCAACAAGACCATAGATACGGTGCCGGAAGAAGTCGAAAAAGCGTTCATGAGCTATCACTGGCCGGGCAACGTCAGGGAGCTCCGCAGCACCATCGAAAGGGCGGTTCTCCTCAGCACGGGAAACGTGCTCGACCCCAAGTACATTCAGCTCGACGAGCAGGGGAAGGGCGTCAAGATTCACAACGACGATAGCAAGATGTTCTTCGAGCTCGACCTCGACAAGATGACGCTCGACAGCGTCGAGGAGATGGTCATAAAAAAAGCCCTCGAGCTCACCGACTGGAACCAGACGAAGGCGGCCGAAATGCTCGGCGTGACGAGACAGATTCTCCGGAACCGCATGATAAAGATGGACCTTTTGAACTGA
- a CDS encoding DM13 domain-containing protein: protein MKKVFVIGGIIVIIVAWYLFRPEKLFIDESVNEGFPSRYSEQSDDSPRVVSEGEFHGVAHETSGTASIFRLPEGSYVLRLTDFETSNGPDVRVYLGRAEDANDNDTVTNAGYIELGALKGNVGDQNYDIPADTDLGKYHSVTIWCKRFAVNFGTAPLTVKN from the coding sequence ATGAAAAAAGTATTTGTAATCGGAGGGATAATCGTAATCATCGTCGCCTGGTATCTGTTCAGACCGGAGAAGCTGTTCATCGACGAAAGTGTAAATGAAGGGTTCCCCTCTCGGTACTCCGAGCAGAGTGATGATTCCCCTCGGGTCGTATCGGAAGGCGAATTCCACGGCGTGGCTCATGAGACCAGCGGAACAGCCTCTATCTTTAGGCTGCCGGAAGGAAGCTATGTGCTCAGGCTCACAGATTTTGAGACCTCGAACGGCCCCGACGTGCGGGTATATCTCGGCCGGGCGGAGGATGCCAACGACAACGACACCGTAACGAATGCAGGTTATATAGAGCTTGGGGCCCTGAAGGGTAACGTTGGAGATCAGAACTACGACATACCCGCGGATACCGACCTTGGGAAATACCACTCCGTAACTATCTGGTGCAAAAGATTCGCAGTCAACTTCGGTACGGCTCCATTAACGGTAAAGAACTGA
- a CDS encoding Nif3-like dinuclear metal center hexameric protein, with product MPDIKEITRFLDDYLRTGDIDDTSWNGLQVEGKEKVERVAFAVDAGIETFERAAEEKADMVVVHHGLFWTNRNPSLAGWMLDRVGILLENGMSLYCSHLPLDRHEEVGHNVQILKLLGAKVEDEFLPFRGKNVGWTGRLKNARTVAEIETRLAEGLGAECRTLAFGPEQVKTIAVCTGGGSYGGFYEAMDAGIDLYITGDAVEVYYTAKDAGMNVVFAGHHATETIGLKALSKIVSGQFGVETVFIDLPTGL from the coding sequence ATGCCCGATATTAAAGAAATCACCCGGTTCCTGGACGACTATCTCAGGACCGGCGACATCGACGACACGTCGTGGAACGGCCTTCAGGTCGAGGGGAAGGAGAAGGTCGAAAGGGTGGCCTTCGCCGTAGACGCCGGGATCGAAACATTCGAGCGGGCCGCCGAAGAGAAGGCGGATATGGTCGTCGTCCATCACGGCCTCTTCTGGACCAACCGTAATCCGTCTCTCGCCGGATGGATGCTGGACAGGGTCGGAATCCTCCTCGAAAACGGCATGTCCCTTTACTGCAGTCACCTGCCCCTGGACAGGCACGAGGAAGTCGGCCATAACGTCCAGATTTTAAAGCTCCTCGGGGCGAAGGTCGAGGACGAGTTCCTGCCTTTCCGCGGGAAGAACGTGGGATGGACGGGGCGGCTCAAGAACGCCCGCACGGTCGCCGAGATAGAAACCAGGCTCGCGGAGGGCCTCGGCGCCGAGTGCAGGACGCTCGCCTTCGGGCCGGAGCAGGTGAAGACGATAGCCGTATGCACCGGCGGCGGAAGCTACGGCGGATTCTACGAGGCAATGGACGCAGGGATCGATCTATACATCACCGGCGACGCCGTAGAAGTTTACTACACCGCTAAGGACGCCGGGATGAACGTCGTATTCGCCGGTCACCATGCGACGGAGACCATAGGTTTAAAGGCCCTTTCGAAGATCGTCTCGGGGCAGTTCGGCGTAGAGACTGTTTTCATCGACCTCCCGACGGGACTCTGA
- a CDS encoding AAA family ATPase, translating to MAFPTKTIETFVRAGYPIIYLVSWEEERVENTIRSIGKGLYPDSPRFSVWSCTDGLSDGSGPFSESKGLIEALDRVLEEPGKGFYFFKDIGFYLGDPRVVRKLKDAYQKLRKTPKTLFILASSVAIPPELEKEMAVIDIDLPDRAETGKIFDYIIKSHAGEALRNSMSPTFREASINALQGLGALEMELALRRTLVGRDGLGDEAVDALLEEKAQLVRKTGTLDFVRSRVDIDEVGGLENIKEWLDVRRLAFSSEAKEFGLDVPKGVLLMGISGCGKSLCAKAIATSWNLPLLRLDLNQVYSESQGSPEEAFRKSIKTVEATSPCVLWIDEIEAGITRSGEKSGDSPTSRIFGYFLTWMQEKKYPVFVTATANQIDLLPPEILRKGRFDEIFFVTLPNQKERREIFRIHLLNRGKNPDDFDLDSLAKNTEGLSGAEIEQAVISALFESFSREKELTDRELIIAASSIVPLSTTMREEISKLERWASNRAVKASR from the coding sequence ATGGCTTTCCCCACAAAAACAATCGAAACCTTCGTGAGGGCAGGGTACCCGATTATCTATCTCGTCTCGTGGGAGGAGGAGCGGGTAGAGAACACGATAAGGTCCATCGGGAAGGGTTTGTACCCGGACTCGCCGCGGTTTTCGGTCTGGTCGTGCACGGACGGGCTCAGCGACGGCTCGGGACCTTTCAGCGAATCGAAGGGACTTATCGAAGCGCTCGACAGGGTCCTCGAAGAGCCGGGAAAGGGATTTTACTTCTTCAAGGACATCGGCTTTTACCTCGGCGATCCGCGTGTGGTCCGGAAGCTGAAGGACGCGTACCAGAAGCTCAGAAAAACTCCGAAGACGCTTTTTATCCTCGCAAGCAGCGTCGCCATCCCCCCAGAGCTCGAAAAGGAAATGGCCGTCATAGACATAGACCTTCCGGACAGGGCCGAGACGGGGAAGATCTTCGACTACATTATTAAATCGCATGCGGGCGAGGCGCTCCGGAATTCGATGAGCCCGACGTTCAGGGAGGCTTCCATAAACGCGCTCCAGGGTTTGGGTGCGCTCGAAATGGAGCTCGCCTTAAGACGTACGCTCGTCGGAAGGGACGGGCTAGGGGACGAAGCGGTCGATGCGCTTCTCGAAGAGAAGGCGCAGCTCGTACGGAAGACCGGCACGCTCGATTTCGTCAGGAGCCGCGTCGATATAGACGAGGTGGGCGGACTCGAAAACATAAAAGAGTGGCTCGACGTGAGGAGGCTCGCGTTTTCGAGCGAGGCGAAGGAGTTCGGCCTCGACGTCCCCAAGGGGGTTTTGCTCATGGGTATAAGCGGTTGCGGGAAGAGCCTCTGCGCGAAGGCGATAGCGACGTCGTGGAACCTGCCGCTACTCAGGCTCGACCTTAACCAGGTGTACAGCGAATCGCAGGGGAGCCCGGAAGAGGCCTTTCGAAAATCGATCAAAACTGTAGAAGCGACGTCGCCGTGCGTCCTGTGGATAGACGAGATCGAGGCGGGGATAACGAGGAGCGGCGAGAAATCCGGCGACAGCCCGACGTCGAGGATATTCGGATATTTTCTCACGTGGATGCAGGAAAAGAAGTATCCCGTATTCGTCACGGCGACCGCGAACCAGATAGACCTTCTTCCGCCGGAAATCCTGAGAAAAGGAAGGTTCGACGAAATCTTCTTCGTCACGCTCCCGAACCAGAAGGAGCGGAGGGAGATATTCAGGATACATCTCCTTAACCGCGGCAAGAATCCGGACGACTTCGACCTCGATTCGCTCGCTAAAAATACCGAGGGGCTGAGCGGGGCCGAGATAGAGCAGGCCGTCATATCGGCGCTGTTCGAATCATTCTCGCGCGAGAAGGAGCTCACCGACAGGGAGCTCATCATAGCGGCCTCGTCCATAGTGCCGCTTTCGACGACTATGCGCGAGGAGATATCCAAGCTCGAGCGCTGGGCGTCTAACAGGGCGGTGAAGGCGTCGAGGTAA
- a CDS encoding 2-isopropylmalate synthase, with amino-acid sequence MGSDNVVRIFDTTLRDGEQAPGCGMTAEEKLRVAHQLEKLGVDIIEAGFPISSEGDFQSVKIIAEKIRGCEIAGLCRANFNDIDRGWEAVKGAEYPRIHTFIATSDIHLKHKLRKSRDEVLEIISTAVKHATHYTENVEFSCEDATRTDLDYLCKAVDVAVRSGAKIINIPDTVGYTVPEEFTYIIRTLRERVSGLDNAVLSVHCHNDLGLAVANSIAAIKEGARQVECTINGLGERAGNASLEEIVMGLKVRNDRNPYKTRINTEHLYPTSRLVTQVTGVSVQPNKAIVGANAFAHEAGIHQDGVLKERITYEIMDPEEVGIPSNKLILGKHSGRHAFKDRLEEYGYFLEGDALEQAFKKFKDLADKKKYVFDEDIEALISEEFVRSSDFYKLISANYSGGSDMHPVATVKLLIDGNEVTVSESGDGPVDAAYQAVSKATGLSPVLETYVVASITEGIDAQGEVTVRVADEGIITQGQGANTDIVVASVKAYINALNKLRWRKEHPKKVVSQGM; translated from the coding sequence ATGGGAAGCGACAACGTCGTTAGAATATTCGACACAACTTTGAGAGACGGTGAACAGGCCCCGGGCTGCGGCATGACCGCGGAAGAGAAGCTCAGGGTGGCGCATCAGCTCGAAAAGCTCGGCGTCGACATAATCGAAGCGGGGTTCCCCATTTCGTCCGAGGGGGATTTCCAGTCGGTCAAGATCATCGCCGAAAAGATACGCGGCTGCGAGATAGCCGGCCTTTGCCGGGCGAACTTCAACGACATCGACAGGGGCTGGGAGGCCGTCAAGGGGGCGGAGTATCCGAGGATTCATACCTTCATCGCCACCTCCGACATTCATTTGAAGCATAAGCTGAGAAAGTCGCGCGACGAGGTGCTGGAAATCATAAGCACCGCCGTGAAGCATGCGACTCACTACACCGAGAACGTCGAGTTTTCGTGCGAGGACGCGACGAGGACCGACCTCGACTACCTGTGTAAGGCCGTGGACGTCGCCGTCAGGTCCGGGGCGAAGATCATAAACATCCCCGATACCGTGGGCTATACGGTTCCCGAGGAGTTCACCTATATAATAAGGACGCTCAGGGAAAGGGTGTCGGGACTCGATAATGCTGTCCTGAGCGTACACTGCCATAATGATCTTGGCCTTGCCGTCGCCAACTCAATCGCCGCCATCAAAGAGGGGGCGAGGCAGGTGGAGTGCACGATAAACGGCCTCGGCGAAAGGGCGGGCAACGCATCGCTCGAAGAGATAGTCATGGGGCTCAAGGTCCGTAACGACCGGAACCCGTATAAGACGAGGATAAACACCGAGCACCTGTACCCGACGAGCAGGCTCGTTACGCAGGTGACGGGCGTGAGCGTACAGCCGAACAAGGCGATAGTGGGCGCGAACGCGTTCGCCCACGAGGCCGGGATACACCAGGACGGCGTGCTCAAGGAAAGAATCACATACGAAATCATGGACCCCGAGGAAGTGGGCATTCCCTCGAACAAGCTGATACTCGGAAAGCATTCCGGACGGCACGCGTTCAAGGACCGCCTGGAAGAGTATGGATACTTTCTCGAAGGCGACGCCCTCGAACAGGCGTTTAAGAAGTTCAAGGACCTCGCCGACAAGAAGAAATACGTCTTCGACGAGGACATCGAGGCGCTAATCAGCGAGGAGTTCGTAAGGTCCTCGGATTTTTACAAGCTCATATCCGCCAACTACTCGGGCGGCTCGGACATGCATCCCGTTGCCACCGTGAAGCTCCTCATCGACGGGAACGAAGTAACCGTTTCCGAAAGCGGCGACGGCCCCGTGGACGCGGCCTACCAGGCGGTGTCGAAAGCGACGGGGCTTTCTCCCGTACTCGAAACCTACGTCGTCGCCTCCATTACCGAGGGCATCGACGCGCAGGGCGAGGTGACGGTGAGGGTCGCCGACGAGGGCATAATCACGCAGGGGCAGGGCGCCAACACGGACATTGTCGTCGCGAGCGTCAAGGCGTACATAAACGCCCTCAACAAGCTCCGCTGGCGGAAAGAGCACCCGAAGAAGGTCGTGTCTCAGGGTATGTAG
- a CDS encoding cytochrome b/b6 domain-containing protein, with the protein MKKIFVYDLPTRFFHWLFAFLFVAAFAIAKTVDDESPLFSYHMLAGIAIAFLLVLRFIWGFIGTTYARFSSFKLNPIELIVYFKDAVVSRTKSYLGHNPASSYAAVIMFACAIGLAVSGILMANGGENDTLEELHELLANIFLISVIIHVAGIVFHHLKKRDSLWSSMLDGKKKTGSGAPGIAGTRPVAGLLLVVLFVSWLGYLAANYDSSTRTLNILGTELRLGEAEHGAEGGYGEHGEEHDDD; encoded by the coding sequence ATGAAAAAGATTTTTGTTTACGACCTGCCTACGCGTTTCTTTCACTGGCTTTTCGCTTTCCTTTTCGTGGCGGCTTTTGCCATTGCAAAAACCGTGGACGACGAAAGCCCGCTTTTTAGCTACCACATGCTGGCGGGTATAGCCATTGCGTTTTTACTGGTGCTGAGGTTTATATGGGGATTTATAGGCACGACCTACGCGCGTTTTTCATCCTTCAAACTAAATCCCATCGAGCTGATCGTCTACTTTAAAGACGCGGTCGTCTCCAGAACCAAATCATATCTCGGTCACAACCCGGCTTCCAGCTACGCGGCGGTGATCATGTTTGCCTGTGCTATCGGACTGGCCGTCTCTGGTATATTAATGGCTAACGGCGGCGAAAACGATACACTTGAGGAGCTCCACGAGCTGCTGGCTAACATATTCCTGATTTCTGTTATTATTCACGTAGCCGGCATCGTCTTTCACCATCTTAAGAAAAGAGATTCTTTATGGTCGAGCATGCTGGACGGCAAAAAGAAGACAGGTTCGGGCGCCCCCGGTATTGCCGGCACGAGGCCGGTTGCGGGGCTGCTTCTCGTGGTTCTTTTTGTATCGTGGCTCGGGTATTTGGCTGCTAACTACGACAGCAGCACTCGGACCTTGAATATACTGGGAACCGAGCTAAGACTCGGAGAAGCGGAACATGGAGCAGAGGGCGGTTATGGAGAACACGGCGAAGAGCACGATGACGACTGA
- a CDS encoding ATP-binding protein: protein MNLSTQIRLGFALMLTLMLIAGGLSLYNAHKLNEAAENLEGRYSTLYKLFANPSSDVDSEAGFGKEMVEQAVTIVGEQVKYNYTFLLVIVGAALLFGGMIAVLFPWKITRPVERLVKATQTVKKGDYSYRITGLEGTGEISKLAGSFNDMLRNIEDTHNSNLELLEQTKRFNETLREKIDEATLAIREQQNELIRAERLAIIGEFATRIAHEIKNPLSGITVALEIMRGKVGSEEQEHSITEVLKEVRRLDGILRDLLQLSVSKKMDFREIDPNEVVERSVVLVRPRAEGKGVSLNIKHGAAAPCRLDYEKCQQVLINLLINAIDSTEPGKGPVSVETESVDDTLRITVRDEGSGIPESEIEKIFEPFYSSKKQGTGLGLPISKKIIESHSGQIVVSSEEGKGSQFTVIIPYTQRDEELPAMETGSA, encoded by the coding sequence TTGAATTTAAGTACTCAGATAAGACTCGGTTTCGCGCTGATGCTTACGCTCATGCTTATAGCCGGAGGACTATCCCTTTATAACGCGCACAAGCTGAACGAGGCGGCGGAGAATCTAGAAGGCCGCTATTCCACGCTCTATAAGCTCTTTGCGAATCCGTCTTCCGATGTGGATTCGGAGGCCGGGTTCGGAAAGGAGATGGTCGAGCAGGCCGTTACGATCGTAGGCGAGCAGGTGAAGTACAACTATACCTTTCTCCTGGTCATAGTGGGGGCGGCGCTTCTTTTCGGCGGCATGATAGCGGTTCTTTTCCCCTGGAAGATCACGAGGCCTGTCGAGAGGCTCGTCAAAGCCACGCAGACCGTGAAGAAGGGGGATTACTCGTACAGGATAACTGGCCTCGAAGGGACGGGGGAGATATCGAAGCTCGCAGGGTCCTTTAACGACATGCTGAGGAATATAGAGGATACGCACAACAGTAACCTCGAGCTCCTGGAGCAAACGAAGAGGTTTAACGAAACGCTGAGGGAGAAGATAGACGAGGCAACGCTCGCCATAAGGGAGCAGCAGAACGAGCTGATACGCGCCGAGAGGCTGGCGATAATAGGAGAGTTCGCGACGAGGATAGCCCACGAAATAAAAAACCCGCTTTCCGGCATTACAGTCGCGCTCGAAATCATGAGAGGGAAGGTGGGGAGCGAGGAGCAGGAGCATTCAATAACGGAGGTGCTGAAGGAGGTTCGAAGGCTCGACGGCATACTGAGGGACCTTCTGCAGCTGTCCGTGTCGAAGAAGATGGATTTCCGGGAGATCGACCCCAACGAGGTCGTGGAAAGGTCGGTCGTTCTGGTAAGGCCACGCGCAGAGGGGAAAGGGGTATCGCTGAACATAAAGCACGGGGCCGCAGCGCCGTGCCGTCTGGATTACGAAAAATGCCAGCAGGTTTTAATCAATCTCCTCATAAACGCGATCGACAGCACCGAGCCGGGCAAGGGCCCTGTCTCGGTCGAGACAGAGAGCGTGGACGACACGCTCCGAATAACGGTACGGGACGAAGGCTCCGGGATTCCCGAGTCGGAGATCGAAAAAATATTCGAGCCGTTTTATTCGAGCAAGAAACAGGGCACGGGGCTCGGTCTACCCATATCGAAAAAGATTATCGAATCCCACTCGGGCCAGATCGTGGTTTCGAGCGAAGAGGGAAAGGGCTCGCAGTTTACGGTTATAATTCCTTACACGCAGCGGGACGAAGAGCTCCCGGCGATGGAAACGGGTTCCGCGTAG
- a CDS encoding GlsB/YeaQ/YmgE family stress response membrane protein: MGILSWIIFGLIAGAVAKLLMPGRDPGGFIWTIIIGIVGAFIGGLIATQVLGDADFQQGFNLRSFIFAVIGSIVLLLIYRMVKGKSA; the protein is encoded by the coding sequence ATGGGGATTCTATCGTGGATAATATTCGGCCTCATAGCGGGCGCCGTCGCAAAGCTCCTTATGCCCGGCAGGGACCCGGGCGGGTTCATCTGGACCATTATCATAGGCATAGTCGGGGCGTTCATCGGGGGGCTTATCGCGACGCAGGTGCTGGGAGATGCGGATTTTCAGCAGGGGTTTAATCTCCGGAGCTTCATATTCGCCGTCATAGGCTCCATAGTGCTCCTGCTCATATACCGCATGGTGAAGGGCAAGTCGGCCTGA
- a CDS encoding YncE family protein — translation MLLKNIAESGNRLALLFFAFAAALLVFAAPSRAQTPLAYITDLGNSITVVDTSTNEVKGSLDPTIASSLMGIAVNPDSGTVYAVDLNKTVHVIDSPDDNPSYSMIHLPDVNPFGLVITPDGGTLYIANAGASSVTVVDLGTSAVSSIDIGCDSDGTNNCSSTPSITVTPTSSAGPVYVYVATNTGVSVIDTSDNTLKENVPVTCGHDQACGPIWLAASPDGQTLFISIFGENQVLGMNISMENLIEDIAEVGMSPEGLAVTPGGKTVYVANMNGQSVSVFEVESCGPECTVSTVSGTVVSEPSIIALTPDGGSAYVGGDGDSLSVIDTKSSSVTATVSGLPGSPFAIAISDGDSDGDGIPDSVEGSEDTDGDGVKDSLDTDSDGDGATDAEEAGPDPKSPVDSDGDGIHDYKDPTIGGDTGGNGGGGCSLSSGDTTGTAFSYLLYFIIPAMMLAKRFYRKASPNKAE, via the coding sequence ATGCTCTTGAAAAACATCGCGGAAAGCGGAAACCGTCTCGCACTTCTGTTTTTCGCATTCGCTGCAGCCCTTCTGGTTTTTGCCGCGCCGTCCCGGGCGCAGACGCCGCTCGCCTATATAACCGACCTCGGCAATTCGATAACCGTCGTCGATACCTCGACCAACGAGGTTAAAGGCAGCCTCGATCCTACTATAGCTTCGAGCCTTATGGGCATAGCCGTCAATCCCGACAGCGGCACCGTGTACGCGGTCGATCTCAATAAGACCGTTCATGTTATAGATTCGCCGGACGATAACCCGTCGTACTCGATGATACATCTTCCCGACGTAAATCCATTCGGTCTCGTCATAACCCCGGACGGCGGCACGCTCTACATAGCGAACGCCGGGGCGAGCAGCGTTACGGTAGTGGACCTCGGAACGAGCGCAGTTTCGAGCATAGACATAGGGTGCGACAGCGACGGGACGAACAACTGCTCGTCGACACCGTCCATCACGGTGACGCCGACATCAAGCGCGGGCCCGGTTTACGTTTACGTTGCGACGAATACAGGGGTTTCGGTTATAGATACGTCTGATAATACGCTTAAGGAGAACGTCCCGGTTACGTGCGGACACGACCAGGCGTGCGGGCCAATTTGGCTTGCCGCGAGCCCCGACGGTCAAACGCTCTTCATATCGATATTCGGCGAAAACCAGGTGCTCGGCATGAACATATCCATGGAGAACCTCATCGAGGATATCGCCGAGGTGGGCATGAGCCCCGAGGGGCTCGCCGTGACCCCCGGCGGGAAGACGGTTTACGTCGCGAATATGAACGGCCAGTCCGTATCCGTGTTCGAGGTCGAATCGTGCGGGCCCGAGTGCACCGTTTCCACCGTGTCCGGCACGGTCGTCAGCGAGCCGTCCATAATCGCGCTCACCCCGGACGGCGGCAGCGCCTACGTGGGCGGCGATGGCGATTCGCTTTCAGTCATCGATACGAAGAGCAGCTCCGTTACCGCGACCGTGAGCGGCCTTCCGGGGAGCCCCTTCGCGATAGCGATATCGGACGGCGACAGCGACGGTGACGGTATTCCGGATTCAGTCGAGGGGAGCGAAGACACGGACGGGGACGGCGTCAAGGATTCGCTCGATACGGACTCCGACGGCGACGGCGCAACCGACGCCGAAGAAGCGGGACCCGACCCGAAGAGCCCTGTCGATTCCGACGGCGACGGCATACACGATTACAAGGACCCGACTATCGGGGGCGATACGGGCGGAAACGGGGGCGGCGGCTGCTCCCTATCCTCGGGAGACACCACCGGAACGGCGTTCTCTTACCTGCTTTATTTTATAATCCCCGCCATGATGCTGGCGAAGAGATTCTACAGGAAAGCCTCTCCAAATAAAGCCGAATAG